Proteins encoded within one genomic window of Fragaria vesca subsp. vesca linkage group LG1, FraVesHawaii_1.0, whole genome shotgun sequence:
- the LOC101301430 gene encoding polyadenylate-binding protein RBP47B'-like has product MNHQAATVEEVRTLWIGDLQYWVDENYLTSCFAHTGEVISIKIIRNKITGQPEGYGFVEFVSHAAAERILHAYNATQMPGTDQTFRLNWASFGIGERRPDAGPDHSIFVGDLAPDVTDFVLQETFRNTYPSVRGAKVVTDSNTGRSKGYGFVKFADETERNRAMSEMNGVYCSTRPMRISAATPKKTTAFQQQYPKAAAVYPYTIPAIPLVPDYDANNTTIFVGNLDPNISEEELKQTFLQFGDIVYVKIPAGKGCGFVQFGTRASAEEAIQRMQGKMIGQQVVRISWGRSPTAKQDVPGSWGQQVDPNQWSAYYGYGQGYDPYAYGATQDPSVYAYSGYASYGQYSQQVEGVQDVAAMAGTVPSSEQRDELDDPLVTPDVDKLNAAYLSVHGRSILGHPMWLRTSAFPQQA; this is encoded by the exons ATGAATCACCAGGCAGCTACAGTGGAAGAGGTCCGAACCCTGTGGATTGGCGACTTACAGTACTGGGTGGACGAGAACTACCTGACTTCTTGCTTCGCTCACACCGGCGAGGTGATTTCAATCAAGATCATTCGCAACAAGATCACCGGCCAGCCCGAGGGCTACGGCTTTGTCGAGTTTGTTTCACATGCCGCAGCCGAGCGGATTCTCCACGCTTACAATGCCACTCAAATGCCCGGAACTGACCAGACCTTCCGGCTTAACTGGGCCTCTTTCGGAATCGGCGAGAGGCGCCCCGATGCTGGCCCTGACCACTCTATTTTCGTAGGGGATTTGGCACCTGATGTCACTGATTTTGTGCTGCAAGAGACTTTTCGCAACACCTATCCTTCCGTTAGAGGCGCCAAGGTTGTCACTGATTCCAACACTGGCCGCTCCAAAGGCTATGGATTTGTCAAGTTTGCTGATGAGACCGAGAGGAACCGCGCCATGTCTGAGATGAATGGTGTTTATTGCTCTACTCGCCCCATGCGCATCAGTGCCGCCACACCCAAGAAGACCACCGCCTTTCAGCAACAGTATCCAAAGGCAGCTGCTGTATATCCATACACTATCCCGGCAATTCCTCTTGTACCAGATTATGATGCGAACAACACCACA ATTTTTGTTGGAAACTTGGATCCTAATATCTCTGAGGAGGAGTTGAAGCAAACTTTTTTGCAATTTGGAGATATTGTCTACGTCAAGATTCCTGCGGGCAAAGGATGTGGTTTTGTACAGTTTGGAACAAG GGCATCTGCTGAAGAAGCTATACAAAGGATGCAAGGAAAGATGATTGGTCAACAAGTGGTCCGCATTTCTTGGGGTAGGAGCCCAACAGCTAAACAG GATGTACCTGGTAGCTGGGGCCAGCAAGTAGATCCAAATCAATGGAGTGCGTATTATGGTTATGGTCAGGGCTATGATCCCTATGCCTATGGAGCTACTCAAGATCCATCAGTGTACGCATACAGTGGATATGCCAGTTATGGCCAATATTCTCAACAG GTTGAAGGAGTTCAAGATGTGGCAGCAATGGCTGGTACAGTTCCATCTTCAGAACAGAGAGATGAGCTGGATGATCCTTTGGTTACGCCTGATGTTGACAA GTTGAATGCTGCTTACCTCTCTGTACATGGAAGGTCCATTTTGGGTCATCCCATGTGGCTAAGAACATCAGCGTTTCCGCAGCAAGCTTAG